Proteins from a genomic interval of Anolis sagrei isolate rAnoSag1 chromosome 1, rAnoSag1.mat, whole genome shotgun sequence:
- the SSTR1 gene encoding somatostatin receptor type 1, with the protein MDASAGGRNSSGGNGTAGGGGEGPSVVAGVGAGVGSVVGSAGSPSEPQGGGSAILISFIYSVVCLVGLCGNSMVIFVILRYAKMKTATNLYILNLALADELLMLSVPFLVTSTLLRHWPFGAALCRLVLSVDAVNMFTSVYGLTVLSVDRYVAVVHPLKASRYRRPSVAKAVNLGVWALALVVILPIVVFSRAEVNSDGTVACNVMMPEPRQRWLVAFVLYTFLTGFLLPVVAISLCYVLIIAKMRVVALKAGWQQRKRSERKVTLMVLMVVAVFVVCWMPFYVVQLVNLFVEPGDATISQLSVILGYANSCANPILYGFLSDNFKRSFQRLLCLGWMDHAAEEPVDYYATALKSRADSAEELGFPPGDADVGSGGASGGSAYRNGTCASRITTL; encoded by the coding sequence ATGGACGCGTCGGCGGGCGGGCGCAACTCCTCGGGCGGCAACGGCACGGCGGGCGGCGGCGGCGAGGGCCCCTCGGTGGTGGCCGGGGTCGGCGCCGGGGTCGGCTCGGTGGTGGGCTCGGCGGGCTCGCCGTCGGAGCCGCAGGGCGGCGGCAGCGCCATCCTGATCTCCTTCATCTACTCGGTGGTGTGCCTGGTGGGCTTGTGCGGGAACTCCATGGTGATCTTCGTGATCCTGCGCTACGCCAAGATGAAGACGGCCACCAACCTGTACATCCTGAACCTGGCGCTGGCCGACGAGCTGCTCATGCTGAGCGTGCCCTTCCTGGTCACCTCGACGCTGCTGCGGCACTGGCCCTTCGGCGCGGCGCTCTGCCGGCTCGTGCTCAGCGTGGACGCCGTCAACATGTTCACCAGCGTCTACGGGCTGACCGTGCTGAGCGTGGACCGCTACGTGGCCGTGGTGCACCCGCTCAAGGCCTCGCGCTACCGGCGGCCCTCGGTGGCCAAGGCCGTCAACCTGGGCGTCTGGGCGCTGGCGCTGGTGGTCATCCTGCCCATCGTGGTCTTCTCGCGCGCCGAGGTCAACAGCGACGGCACGGTGGCCTGCAACGTGATGATGCCCGAGCCGCGGCAGCGCTGGCTGGTGGCCTTCGTGCTCTACACCTTCCTGACGGGCTTCCTCCTGCCCGTGGTGGCCATCAGCCTCTGCTACGTGCTCATCATCGCCAAGATGCGGGTGGTGGCGCTCAAGGCCGGCTGGCAGCAGCGCAAGCGCTCCGAGCGCAAGGTCACGCTCATGGTGCTGATGGTGGTGGCCGTCTTCGTGGTCTGCTGGATGCCCTTCTACGTGGTGCAGCTGGTCAACCTCTTCGTCGAGCCCGGCGACGCCACCATCAGCCAGCTCTCCGTCATCCTGGGCTACGCCAACAGCTGCGCCAACCCCATCCTCTACGGCTTCCTCTCGGACAACTTCAAGCGCTCCTTCCAGAGGCTCCTCTGCCTCGGCTGGATGGACCACGCCGCCGAGGAGCCCGTCGACTACTACGCCACCGCCCTCAAGAGCCGCGCCGACAGCGCCGAGGAGCTGGGCTTCCCGCCCGGAGACGCCGACGTGGGCAGCGGAGGGGCCTCGGGCGGCAGCGCCTACCGGAACGGCACCTGCGCCTCCCGTATCACCACCCTCTGA